DNA from Babylonia areolata isolate BAREFJ2019XMU chromosome 32, ASM4173473v1, whole genome shotgun sequence:
gagagagaagaggagagagaggaggagaaagagtgaagggggtatagagaggcagatggagagagaagaggagagagagggggagaaagagagaaggggaaggaaggagagactgagataaggagatagaaagagagaatgagagagtgagaaagagatagagaaagagagagtgaaagagggggaaattgagagagagggggagggagagagaatgaagacgATACATGAGGGAGGTGTTGCGCCCCAACATggaatgtcgccggcgacaatacgtgcagcctcACTGCAAAAATTGTCGTCAATTTTTAGAGTAAAAAACTTAATGtagaaatgatgatagtattttgaTGATCACTATGATAAAGGAATTAGTTggtgagtatgagagagagagacagagagagagagacagagacagagacatgaagatgAAGATACATTTTATTTCTAAGGGAAACAGAATAAGCAAGCAATCGCTTTTTTCCCATCCAGCCCTCAAATAGGAAAACGTCTTTAAGAAATACTTGAAGAGATGgatagagggggtgagaaagggagagaaagaaagcgggagagagagggggaagagagggggagagagagagagagagtgagagagagagagagagagagagagagagaaagggatgcagaaggaaagatatggagagagagtggggagaagatagtggaaaagaaagagagggtgaaagagagagggaaagagagagagggagagagagagcgatatagaAAATGaggcagagcacacacacacacacacacacacacacacacgtacacgcacacacacacaacataacacaacacacacacacacacacacacacacacaaaccccccacacacatacacatacacacacacacaccacaacacaacacatacacacacacacacacgcacgcacgcacacgcacacgtacacacacacacacacacacacacacacgtattcctgGAAACACATCGTTTTATTACAGTCATTCAATACCGTTCATGTGTCGCTTTGACGAGCACACTATATCGTAGAATATCAACACACTGAGAACGTACACAAGCGAACATAACACACACTTCGTTTCGGCACAACAGTATCATAAGCACAAACATGTTATAATATTTTCTCTCAAAATACgatcatttaaaacaaaaataacatagGGATGACAGGTATTTTATGTACATTTGTTTCGGTGGCAGTACAAAATTGACCCAAAGATATTGTGTGGGTAGATGAGGAAAAAAAGTATGTTCTCGTTgcaatgaaaacaaaattgatTAGTTTGTAATGCGATTGTtacagtaacaacatcaacaacaacaattacagcaTATCAAGAATGTTGTCGCACAcgtaggtccacacacacacacacacacacacaagcacacacacacacacacacacacacacacacacacacacacacacacaaacgcagtgaAATATAGGCATAAACTCATCTGTCTACGCACACAAGCTACAGCCCTGCAGTCGTAGGTATTATCATATATTTATCGGAATATACATGCTTGTTGATAAATCCATCTCCTTCACCATGTCATTGGACAAAGCCCAGAATACAACCGCACAGAAACGAGACCATCAAATAGCAGAAAAGAATAAAACATAATCATACACGAGAAACAATAGCAcgtaaagcaaaataaaacaataaaagatactcagaataaacaaacacatcaacaaaatTGAAACATAAAAAAGGGAATGaagaactgaatgaatgaatggttcaaTGAATGGTTCAACTGACAGGTAAAAttaatgaacaaacgaacaaacaaataaacaaacacacacacactaaacaccgcCAGCACTTTAACAACACAtaagcagaaacaaaacaaaacaaacaaagaaacaaaaaacaaacaaaccaaacaaacaaaaaaaaaacaacttcggcgtcacaagcaacaacagcagcaacaacagcaacacagctagctagctaactaaccaaccaacaaataaacaagcgaACAAACTAACGAACAAGATAACTAACCAACTACCTAACTATCAGACGATACACTGACTGACTAACTCACGGTGTGAAGCATTCCACATTTTCACAACAGATATCACAAAGTTGGAAGGTGTGCGATGCGGCAACCAGCTTAGAAaatactacatcacacacacacacacacacacacacacgcacacagagcaacacacacacacacacaagcacacccgcccccacaccccacacacacacactcacagcaacacacacacacacacacacacacacacacacacacacacacacacgcacacagagcaacacacacacacacacacaagcacacccgcccccactccccacacacacacactcacagcaacacacacacacacacacacacacagcacacacacacacacacacacacacacacacacacacacacacacacacacacacattgtgtacaAAAGCTACCCACTATGACTAAACCGACTGACCAATAAACCAGCCAGCCGATCAGAGtgcggacagacggacagtctTGCAAACGAGCATACAAGCAGAcgaacaaacaatatcaaaaaaCGACAAGAGACCAAATTTACGAACACGCATGAGACCTGTTGCGACACGAACACGAATAAACAATATTGAGAATGCagttgaaaagaaaatacacaaatAAGCACAAAAAGCACAACATGGTTTTAACAAATAAAAGTCAGAACCCTAATcatggaagaaaagaaatgaaaaagaaagaaagagataagggAAAAAAAGGTAACAACTACAATCAGACAGAACAAATAAAACGGCAAGTGAACAGGAGAcacgaaaaaataacaacaacaaaaacagaaatggcaaacaaaattaaagaaagaaaggagaaaagaacatccaaataaataaatgaataaatagacagatatataaacgaataaatgaataaataaacaaataaataaatgaatagataaatacataaatagataaatacataaatagataaataaataaatccataattaataaataaatgaataaataaatgaataataaacaaataaatgaataaactagtAATCAAAGTAggtgaaaaaagggaaattgagaaagaaaaaaagaaagatgaaagaaagaaaggaaaaaaacgaagaaggaaataaagaagaaagaatgaaagtgaaggaaaaaaagttttaatacagaagaaaaaaagtgataagaaagaaaatgaaagaaaaaggagataagTAAGATTGGGGAAAATtagtaagaaaggaaagaaggaaaggaaagaagacatCAAGAagcaaagcaaataaacaaacagatcaatGAAAGGCCCGATACAAGAAAGAGGATGTTTAGACACACGTTGTCAATGTCGTCACACATTACAAAGGGTTAATGAAGCTTTACACAAATCACTTACATTACACGTCTTACATTCATCAAAATGATTGTTTACActgattttgttttcgttttgttttgtttgttgtttataaaccACGCACGATTTGGTCACAGTGTCCCCCCAAGGTGTCCGCGTGAAGTCCCTACGACACAAACACCCACTATGTTCTGTGCCAGTCAAAACGCAGAATCCTCAGAAACGTCCTCTTGAATTGCGCGTTAGCGAAAGCGTAGCAGAAAGGGTTGATGGGACTGTTGAGGTAGCAGAGCCAGTAGGTGAAGCTGTAGAAGCCGAAGTTGATGCAGGTGTAGCCCTCACACATGGCGATGACAAACACCATGACGTGGTACGGGGTCCAGCACAGAACGAACGCCCCAAGGATGATGGTGATCGTCCTCAGCGCCTTCCGGGCACGGTTCTCCGATTTGGACTTCCTCTCGCGCCGGTTCCGCCTCCGGCTGTTTCTGGAGCGAACCGACTTGACGAAAGAGTGGAGCCGGCCGTCGCTTTTCCGACCTCTTCTGGAGTCAGTGACTTGGTGGCCTCCCCCTGGTTTGTCATGGCTCTGGTTCAAAGGGACACAACTCCCTTCTCCGTCGGTGGGGTGGTCGGTGTCCTCCCCTGCCGGAACGCCCTCGCCGCCGTTGAGTTTGGAGGAGGTCAAGGtcgttgtcatggtgacctcGGTGATGCCGCAGTCGGTGAAGTCGTCGTCGAGGATGATGTCGAAGGCTTCGGaggcgagaggggggagagggagggagtcccTGCGCTTCCAGAGCGGGGAGtcgtgacggggggtggggttggtggggggcaccTGGTCCCCCTCGTCCCCGGAACACACGGGCAGTAGCTCGGTGGCCTCCCGCGAGGTCAGCACCAGGAAGCTCTTCTCGTCGATGTAGGGGCACTGGCGGGCCAGCTCCTCGGTGATGTCCGCCACTGCAGGTTCTGCGTTCAGTTCTTCGTCAtacccctcctcgtcctcctcgtcctcctcaccTTCCACGTCCAGCTCCGTCGCTCTGTCCACAGACCCCGGCTGGGTGTCCAACCTGCTGTAGTCAGGTCCTCCGTGTGTGGACTTGACGCTCTCTCCGGAAGGCGGCATGGGGGTGCCTGAGGCGGGCAGCAGGGGGTCGGGACAGACCTGGGAGTAGGGCGGAGGCTTGTCGAGGAGGATGCCCGGCACGTGGTGACTGTCCAGCAGCCCTCTCTGGAACGTCTCCGACGTGGTCAGCATGGCCGTGTTGACGATCCCCGCGATGCCCAGCTTGGGGTTCAGGGTGGACTTGACGGACCGCCGACCGTTGCCggagtggtggggttgggggaggaagggggggacctTGCCGGGGGggaacttcccccctccccctcctccccccggcgCGGCCCCCGAGCTGCTCCCTTCCTCGTCCGAGGCGAATGCGGGGCTGGAGGACCGGTCCTCGTCCTTGTGATCCCCGGGGTCCGTCACTGTGCTGCCGCCGTCCAGGCTGTTGTGGCGGCTCACGTCACCCGTGTCCAGGGTGGGGCGGccggtgggggcgtgggggtggaggtgggggccgCGGACACCTCCCGCTACtgctgcgtggtggtggtggtggtgagagtggtggtgggggtgtccaGGGCTGAGTGATGTTCTGGTGGAGTCCCCTGTCAAATGGAAAGGGACGTGAGTCACTTATGGATAAGATCAAGTCATGTTGCTTGAAGCCAAGCTGGCCACAGAAGGGGGAATTCAGGTCTGACAGATAAACCCTTTCACTGTTCAAGACGTAGCACTTACGTCTATAGTGATGCCACTGATAACGTCCTtaagtctctccatacgaacggcgaaagagacgacgttaacagcgtttcaccccagttaccatcatcaaaatattgcaagcggaaggctcttatactaaagaggtgaatgttgacaaagaataccacaattctgacgacggaagctaaaggttgggtcattcagacacccactggacatccaggggtctgtgtagaggagaagagaggactggccgtactgagtgagttaaaagaagacATATATGTttagaaggctgaaaattcacatattTGATCTGGAGTGGTACATctccagacctttttttttttttttttaatcaattttggCCAATTGTGCTTGATATTAATCTATGGCTTGAAACATCTCTTCCTGCTTTCTGGACCCTTCCTCAGAACATGAACATTTTCTTAAGGAACTGGGGTGGGTCTAGTTGCATGAGCGAACTAAAATGCGATACGTTTGCTTGCCGTCAAGGATGTTCCTTTTtcttgtggcctcagttgcatgtaggccatggagcaccagaacgtgttttgttttgtctttgtctttttcttttctctctctctctctttttttttttttttttttgtactttcacacgccttcttcattgacccaaaaaacaaaaaaaccttttttccttctatttctttcgtgtgtgtgttttttttgttgttgttgttttttttgtttttttttttgggggggaggtgtttttttttaatatttcttttcgtgttttctgttgttgtttttttcgctttCTACATAACATGTCAGATTTCaattaatacattgtttctatTATTACAATATCCTGGACCACGTGAAAATCCATTATCACTAAATTCTATTACAACAGCTTTATGATCTGAATTAGGAACTATAATATGTTCGCATGTTACTAGATGATGTATCATGCTTTCTGATATAAAGCAACAGTCAAGGCGACGGGTTATGAATGGACTGCTGCGACACCAGGTAAAATCTTGTTCTTTTATGTGGAACATTCTCCAGGTGTCAGTTAAACTAAGAACGTTTTAAGAAAAGTTCCTGAATTTCATTTTCCCGATGAGGTTGACCCGATATGACGTCAAGGTTGTTGTCAAGAACACAATTAAAGTCAAGGATGTTCCTAACTCcaaggtaaattccatatacttaggaacaatcttaacgctaagcaaacatCGCTTCATGCAGCTGGGTCCAGTTGTTTCATTTAAATAAGTGCATTGTACTCACACTGCACGCAGAAATAAAAAACGAAAGTGGAACTCCCTGCAAAATGGACTGGCTAAGTGGTCTTATCCCTCTTACATACATCTGCATGAACTTCAAAGCGGAAAAAAAtgagtgcggttttttttttcgtctgtatcTTCCTGAATCAAAGGTAATTTCTGCGGACTGAATGGACCAGAGATTTGGTCAAAAGACGAACTGACTGGATGAGATAAACTTGTTCTCTTTTTTCAATATTGatcttttcttcagttttctagAAGGTGaagcagaaacaaacagaaatacgGTGTCGACTTGAGAATACGGGCCATGCGCTATCTCTGGGTATAAGGAACAGACGAAGTGATTTGACTGTTTTTTGGTAAGGGCGATGTAAATCATGTGTTTAATagaccccttcttcttcttctcctttctttcttctttaacaCAGTCGTTGGAGCGCAACAAAGAACTGTTGAACAGATTCTTCAGGTATGGGGAATATGCGTTGGCATCAGCAATGGCGTTGAATATTTTGGGGTCAGAGGCCACCACTGTTCTAGAGCAACAGGAAATATAGGTCAGGTGTTGGCTGTCGCAGGGCATAAGGGGAAGAAGTTGTGTGTTAACTATGGACCTCAgtgactgtgtgtttctgtgagcttGCCCGCCATGCCTTATATcgatatgaaaaaacaacacacaagaccaaagacagacacacaggcacagagaaagcTGACTTTAATGTCAGGCAGGGAAAATTACTCACAGctttgttaaaaagaaacacacacacacacacacacacacacacacacacacacacacacacgcgcacgcacgcacgcacgcacgcacacacacacacacacacacacacacacacacacacacacacacacatatatagatagatagatagatagatatagatatatagatatatatttgtatttgtatttctctttttgttacaacagatttctctgtgtgaaattcgggctgctctccccagggagagcgcgtcgttgcactacagcgccacccatgtttttgtattttttcctacgtgcaattttatttgtttttcctatcgaagtggatttttctacattattttgccaggaccaaaccttttacatgcgctaagtgcatgctgcacacggggcctcggtttatcgtctcatcagaatgactagcgtccagaccaccactcaagttctagtggagggggataaaatatcggcggctgagccgtgattcaaaccagcccgctcagattctctcgcttcctaagcggacgcgttacctctaggccatcactccattctctctctctctctctctccccctatatatatatatatatatatatatatatatatatatatatatatatatatatatatatatatatatataatgatgttgTTACGTTTTCGTCGTTATTTGCCTTCTATCGTTAATAATTGAAcatagaaaaatgaaagaaaggaagaaaaaaaagaagaaaacacaatttTGAAAGATACACGTATCCTCTTTTACCTTCGAGTCTTTACtttttatcaaacacacacacacacacacacacatacacacacacgcgcgcgcgcacacacgcacacacactttaaatGAGGACATAATTGAAACAACAGAATAACATATACATATAAGGGTTATATTTCACAGAAAGTGCAACTTATGTCGAGCACAGGTTCATCTAAAaattcaagcaaataaggctctacatgtgctactcagtttcagtttcagtttcagtagctcaaggaggcgtcactgtgttcggacaaatccatatacgctacaccacatctgccaagcagatgcctgaccagcagcgtaacccaacgcgcttagtcaggccttgagaaaaaaaatactcAGAATATTTCACAATACAAAATATCAACATAGATATCATCTGTCatttatatgatactttgataacacATATATTGAAATATGGAGCAGAGATTTGGTTTCCATATGATGTTGCAGATGTGTCATTTAATCTGTTTGAATTATTCAGTTATTGTCTTTCCAAGAATTTCGATATGAAAGATTTCACGTGAAGTTTTGCAAACAATTACTTGGGGAACATAAAAGAGTAATGTTTGTCCCAGTTTTACGAGAATTATGAAGTTTTCCTATTAGCCTAACAATAATGTCAAGTAAATGGCTATTGGATACATATATCAGAGTTTCCTAAAAATTGACATATATACACAActtataaatgcatgtatcgtgaaacaaataaaaccgttcagtggctacttttcatttAACAAACTGTATCAATTAGCACTGGAATAGATCATGTTTTGAAAAATCAGCTCACTTTTAGTGTTGAAcgattaaagtatgctatatccaagaagcaGGATAATGAACAAGTGAAACGTTGTTGACTGTATTTCTATATAGGGTTCAGTTTTGTACTTTGtaacagcgttcttgtaaaattctgattttggatgaactgttttgtttctgtttccaaaagtTTGACTGTctcaacccccactcctccctttgttacctgtctaaaccccaacccctccaattatctgttacctgtctcaacccccaacccatccaattatctgttacctgtctcatcccccaacccctccaattATCTGTTACCTGTgtcatcccccaacccctccaattatctgttacctgtctaaaccccaacccctccaattatctgttacctgtctcaactcccaacccctcccattatctgttacctgtctcaacccgcacccctccctttgttacctgtctcaacccccaacccctctctttatctgttacctgtctcaacccgcccccctccctttgttacctgtctcaacccccaacccctctctttatctgttacctgtctcaacccgcacctccctttgttacctgtctcaacccccaACGCCTCCcattatctgttacctgtctcaacccccacccttatctgttacctgtctcaacccccaaccactcccattatctgttacctgtctcaacccgCACACCTCCCTttgttacctgtctcaacccccaacccctccctttgttacctgtatcaacccccaacccctcctattatctgttacctgtctcaacccccaacccctccctttgttacctgtatcaaccccccatcccctccttctgttacctgtctcaaccccaacccctcccattaTCTGTTACttgtctcaacccccaccccctccctttgttACCTGTCTCAATCCACCACCCGTCCCTTTATCTGTTACCTGCCTCAACCTCCAACCAATCCcattatctgttacctgtctcaacccgcacccctccctctgttacctgtctcaccccccccttatctgttacctgtctcaacccccaacccctcccattatctgttacctgtctcaaccccccccccccttatctgttacctgtcacaaccccccccccccccttatctgttacctgtctcaagacccaccacctccctttgttacctgtctcaactcccAAACCCTCCcattatctgttacctgtctcaacccccacaccctccctttgttacctgtctcaacccccaacccctcctattatctgttacctgtctcaacccgcacccctccctttgttacctgtctcaaccccccaccccctcccattttcTGTTACCTATctcaacacccacccctcccattatctgttacctgtctcaacccccaacacctcccattatctgttacctgtctcaacccccaacacctcccattatctgttacctgtctcaaccccccaccccctcccattttctgttacctgtctcaacaCCCACCCGTCCcattatctgttacctgtctcaacccccaacccctcccattatctgttacctgtctcaacccccaacacctcccattatctgttacctgtctcaacccccaacccctcccattatctgttacctgtctcaacccccaacccctccctttgttacctgtatcaatccaccacccctcccttt
Protein-coding regions in this window:
- the LOC143276512 gene encoding muscarinic acetylcholine receptor gar-2-like, encoding MEMTLLLTNHSFISAWSNASHDVIDRSFQNHTTTNNVTLCGLHNMSLCDVSLQDINNNSNSTLVNVTAETPVPEQPVWLTVFLGLLATVVCLVTVLGNVTVLLAFGLERSIRQPTNYFIASLAVSDLLIGTFSMPLFTQYLLLNYWPLGPWLCDLWLSLDWTVCLTSQYTVFFITMDRFLSVKIPAKYRNWRTEKKVRVMVGITWVVPALIFFTTIIGWQYFVGERTVEPGTCEVQFMSDPLFTFLLTIGYYWITLVVMCVLYGGIYKVALDLQRKSDAKHRKLQTTMELATDHSVTKATTLSNSSADSDKPRRGVGGGFHFRKPRQRKKGGVAAAAARGGVGAAMMVVGKEAETGDSTRTSLSPGHPHHHSHHHHHHAAVAGGVRGPHLHPHAPTGRPTLDTGDVSRHNSLDGGSTVTDPGDHKDEDRSSSPAFASDEEGSSSGAAPGGGGGGGKFPPGKVPPFLPQPHHSGNGRRSVKSTLNPKLGIAGIVNTAMLTTSETFQRGLLDSHHVPGILLDKPPPYSQVCPDPLLPASGTPMPPSGESVKSTHGGPDYSRLDTQPGSVDRATELDVEGEEDEEDEEGYDEELNAEPAVADITEELARQCPYIDEKSFLVLTSREATELLPVCSGDEGDQVPPTNPTPRHDSPLWKRRDSLPLPPLASEAFDIILDDDFTDCGITEVTMTTTLTSSKLNGGEGVPAGEDTDHPTDGEGSCVPLNQSHDKPGGGHQVTDSRRGRKSDGRLHSFVKSVRSRNSRRRNRRERKSKSENRARKALRTITIILGAFVLCWTPYHVMVFVIAMCEGYTCINFGFYSFTYWLCYLNSPINPFCYAFANAQFKRTFLRILRFDWHRT